The following proteins come from a genomic window of Sorghum bicolor cultivar BTx623 chromosome 3, Sorghum_bicolor_NCBIv3, whole genome shotgun sequence:
- the LOC8073367 gene encoding putative receptor-like protein kinase At4g00960, whose amino-acid sequence MPAAARSWTWTCACCAGRRRSGGGGAAGDTAGASGCRAEEGDEWSLFIDLPVLEAATGGFSDDNLLGRGGFGPVYKGVMENGQQIAVKKLSMGSRQGEREFLNEVRLLLKVQHRNLVSLLGCCASSGHFLLVYPYFPNGSLDHILFDRKKCVQLDWPKRYHIIIGLARGLLYLHEESPVKIIHRDIKASNVLLDDQLNPKISDFGMARLFLEDATHVNTFRISGTYGYMAPEYALNGYLSTKTDVFSFGILVLEIVSGRKNIVRHSDDQKIDLLNYTWKLFEEGRSLEIVDPSLSNPDDSEQALLCIQLGLLCCQAVVPDRPDMHSVHLMLSSDSFTLPKPGKPAIHGRTGRWTTTTTTGTSGSASAASGASNTNTTSGGSTFGTDTNTTRASVLANIAEDESRNSISISFTTEGR is encoded by the exons atgccggccgcggcgcggtcGTGGACGTGGACCTGCGCGTGCTgcgcggggaggaggaggagcggcggcggcggcgctgcaggCGACACGGCGGGCGCGTCGGGTTGCCGCGCCGAGGAGGGGGACGAGTGGAGCCTCTTCATCGACCTGCCCGTGCTCGAGGCCGCCACCGGCGGATTctccgacgacaacctcctcggCCGCGGCGGCTTCGGCCCCGTCTACAAG GGGGTGATGGAGAACGGGCAGCAGATCGCTGTGAAGAAGCTGTCGATGGGGTCACGGCAAGGCGAGCGCGAGTTCCTCAACGAGGTCCGGCTCCTGCTCAAGGTGCAGCACCGCAACCTGGTGTCTCTGCTTGGCTGCTGTGCTTCCTCCGGCCATTTCCTGCTCGTTTATCCCTACTTCCCCAATGGCAGCCTCGACCACATTCTCTTTG ACAGGAAAAAGTGTGTCCAGCTAGATTGGCCAAAACGGTACCACATAATCATCGGATTGGCAAGAGGGCTCCTGTACCTTCACGAAGAATCTCCGGTGAAGATCATCCACAGAGACATCAAGGCGAGCAACGTGCTCCTTGACGACCAGCTGAACCCAAAGATTTCAGATTTCGGCATGGCAAGGCTGTTCCTGGAGGACGCCACGCACGTGAACACATTCAGAATCTCCGGCACATA TGGTTACATGGCTCCAGAGTACGCATTGAACGGCTACTTGTCCACCAAGACTGACGTCTTTAGCTTCGGGATCCTGGTGCTGGAGATTGTGAGCGGACGGAAGAACATCGTTCGGCATTCGGATGACCAAAAGATCGACCTCTTGAATTAT ACATGGAAGCTGTTCGAAGAAGGACGATCCCTGGAGATCGTGGACCCGTCGCTGTCCAACCCCGACGACAGCGAGCAGGCGCTGCTGTGCATCCAGCTCGGCCTGCTGTGCTGCCAGGCCGTGGTGCCGGACCGGCCCGACATGCACAGCGTGCACCTGATGCTGTCCAGCGACTCGTTCACGCTGCCCAAGCCCGGGAAGCCGGCGATCCATGGCAGGACCggccggtggacgacgacgacgacgacggggacTTCAGGATCCGCGTCGGCGGCGTCGGGCGCCTCCAACACGAACACCACCAGCGGCGGCAGCACGTTCGGCACCGACACGAACACGACCAGGGCCTCTGTGCTGGCCAATATCGCCGAGGACGAGTCTCGGAACTCCATTTCCATATCCTTCACCACGGAAGGCCGGTAG
- the LOC8070399 gene encoding Bowman-Birk type wound-induced proteinase inhibitor WIP1: MKSSTLLTILVLQALLVSAAMAKGQGPKKACCKECTSWSGVYTCDDLLTKCAATCKQCVPVSTDKGTRYRCRDFLPEGCPCKTN, from the exons ATGAAGAGCAGCACTCTCTTGACGATCCTAGTGCTCCAGGCCCTTCTGGTCTCTGCAGCTATGGCCAAAGGACAAG GGCCGAAGAAGGCGTGCTGCAAAGAGTGCACCAGCTGGTCGGGTGTCTACACCTGCGACGACCTCCTGACCAAGTGCGCCGCCACCTGCAAGCAATGCGTCCCCGTGTCCACGGACAAGGGCACCCGCTACAGGTGCCGCGACTTCCTCCCCGAAGGCTGCCCCTGCAAGACCAActga
- the LOC8070398 gene encoding transcription factor MYB80, whose amino-acid sequence MPVNRMKQRRWGLSGLQLGNSRPSSSQRPANTAGPLVRSKNNCFCEEEEDLLIKLHTLLGNRWSLIAGRLPGRTAKEVESYWNRRMRSKLKCTGLDPEKHRTTTFHLLPDDDQQWRRRRRPRNACKVGLPDAKAKHPDRPPPFNGKVEEEVVADDDCVSDAGSAC is encoded by the exons ATGCCGGTGAACCGGATGAAACAGCGGCGCTGGGGGCTCTCGGGGCTGCAGTTGGGTAACTCCCGTCCGTCGTCGTCACAGCGGCCGGCTAACACTGCAG GGCCCCTTGTTCGGAGCAAGAACAACTGCTTCTGCGAGGAAGAGGAAGATCTCCTAATTAAGCTGCACACTTTGCTTGGGAACCG TTGGTCACTCATTGCTGGTAGGTTACCAGGAAGGACAGCCAAAGAGGTCGAAAGCTACTGGAACAGGCGGATGAGGAGCAAGCTAAAGTGCACCGGCCTAGATCCTGAAAAGCATCGTACAACTACATTTCACTTGCTACCTGATGATGATCAGCagtggcgtcggcgtcggcgtccgcGGAACGCATGCAAAGTGGGACTCCCTGATGCCAAGGCCAAGCATCCCGACCGTCCTCCTCCCTTCAACGGCAAGGTTGAAGAAGAGGTTGTTGCCGACGACGACTGTGTCTCCGACGCAGGCAGCGCCTGCTGA
- the LOC8066527 gene encoding tetraketide alpha-pyrone reductase 2 yields MPEYCVTGGTGFIAAHLIRALLAAGHSVRATVRDPEDEGKVGFLWELEGAGERLQLVRADLMVEGSFDDAVSGVDGVFHTASPVVVVGKDNKDVQETLVEPIVKGAANVLRSCARAAAPDERPRRVVFTSSCSCVRYCHAATLNESHWSDADYCKSHDLWYAYAKTVAEKEAWRLAKEHGIDLVVVNPSFVIGPALGPKPTSTILIVLAMLKGELGKYPNTTIGFVHVDDVVLCHVLAMEDARASGRLICSCDVAAHWSEILESLRERYPQYPIPRECSSSQKGDDRPHRMDTSKVKALGFPPFLSVHQMFDDCIKSFQDKGLLQ; encoded by the exons ATGCCAGAGTACTGCGTGACTGGTGGCACGGGTTTCATCGCGGCGCACCTCATCCGCGCGCTGCTCGCCGCCGGCCACTCAGTCCGTGCCACGGTCAGAGATCCAG AGGATGAAGGCAAGGTCGGGTTTCTGTGGGagctggagggcgccggcgaGCGGCTGCAGCTGGTACGCGCGGACCTGATGGTGGAGGGGAGCTTCGACGACGCCGTGAGCGGCGTGGACGGCGTCTTCCACACGGCCTCCCCCGTGGTGGTCGTCGGCAAGGATAACAAAGACGTCCAGGAGACGCTGGTGGAGCCGATCGTGAAGGGCGCGGCGAACGTGCTGCGGTCGTGCGCCCGTGCGGCGGCGCCCGACGAGCGCCCGCGCCGCGTGGTGTTcacctcctcctgctcctgcgTCCGCTACTGCCACGCCGCCACGCTCAACGAGTCGCACTGGTCCGACGCCGACTACTGCAAGTCGCACGAC CTGTGGTACGCGTATGCCAAGACGGTGGCGGAGAAGGAGGCATGGCGGCTGGCCAAGGAGCACGGCATCGACCTGGTGGTGGTGAACCCGTCGTTCGTCATCGGACCGGCGCTGGGGCCCAAGCCGACCAGCACCATACTCATCGTCCTCGCCATGCTCAAAG GGGAGCTGGGAAAGTACCCGAACACGACGATAGGGTTCGtgcacgtggacgacgtggtgcTGTGCCATGTGCTGGCCATGGAGGACGCCAGGGCGTCAGGGCGGCTCATCTGCTCCTGCGACGTGGCGGCGCACTGGTCGGAGATTCTGGAGTCGCTGAGGGAGCGGTACCCGCAGTACCCGATCCCCAGGGAGTGCAGCAGCAGCCAGAAAGGGGACGACAGGCCGCACAGGATGGACACCAGCAAGGTCAAGGCGCTCGGCTTCCCTCCCTTCCTCTCCGTGCACCAGATGTTCGACGACTGCATCAAGAGCTTCCAGGACAAGGGCCTGCTCCAATGA